The Oryza brachyantha chromosome 6, ObraRS2, whole genome shotgun sequence region gccggaggcggcggtgcgcaGCGCGGCGTcgaagccggcggcgagctggttCATGGCGTCGCTGCAGGCGCCCGTCGCGTTCGCCACGCGCACGCTCGGCACGCACCCCACCGGCCCCACGTTGATGATCCCGAACTTCCTCGCGCCCAGCCCGTACAGCtcctgcacgcacgcacgcacaacacacacacatataatgCATCTTGAATCAATCAGCTTAGTTTGTTGATATGGATATGCATCATGCATCAGTGAtgattaataactaattaatcagcttatatatgatgatgatgatgatgatgaggtgAGAGTGTGGGTTAGGTGTGTACGTACCGTGATAGCGGCCGAGTAGTTGGAGAGTAGGGTGGTGTAGAAGGCCTTCACCTCGTCCGGTGTCGCCGACCTGTTCTGCTTCTGCAGCGCGGTGGCGAAGGCGAACACGTCGTTGCTGCCGACGCCGAAGAGGAAGAAGGACTTGGCCAGCAGGCCGCGCACCGCGCCGGAGCCGGCCTTCCCCACCATCGCCGCCCTCGTCGAGTTGAAGTACACCACCTGCTTCGACAGCGGGATGTTGCCTCCGGCGTTCTGCACGCATGCAATTCAGAGATTCAGATAACCGATCGTCGATCGAAGTGATTGCATGGTGACTTGACGACTTACAGTGGAGTCGAGAATGCCAGCTCCGGCAGAAGCATAGCTGACTCCCAACACCAGAGCTGCCGGGACGACATAATTGCGTGCTTTCAGCGCCAGATAAGCCATAGGGCTCTTGTCGAAACCCAAACTCTTTGCTGTATCATCCATGCATTAGATTTAGCAGTTAATGCTACTACTAAATGCAATACACATGCATACGTAGGTTGTATATATACGCAGAGATAGTACACAGATATATAGGtcagtacgtacgtaccgaCGTAGTCGGCGACGTTGTAGCCATTGCTGAAGCGTCCGGTAGGCTTGGAGGCAGGGAAGTCGATGCCATAGTAGGGCTTGTTGGCCTTAGGGACATCTTTCCCCGGCAAGTAGTTGTTGTTGCCGACGTCCAGCGTCGAGTCTCCGAACACGTACACCGCCGGCACCTGCCGCCTGACCTTACTCGGCtcaacgccgccggcgacggcgacggcgcccaGCACCTGAACCAACGATACCATCACACTAAGAGCCGCCGCCacactcttcttcttcgccatGGCAGCCACcatgtcgatcgatcgatcgcgatCTCACTCTGCTTGGCTTACGTTAATTCTCACGATCCAAACTATGCGTTAATTAACATGTACAGCCTGCTTATACTACTACTAAGTACTAATTAACTATGGCTGAGTCTGAGATAGATGGTGATGCAGGAGCTGTCCCTGCTAGCTAGCCACTTATATAAGCCCGGCCAAGATCGAGAGGAAGAAGATTTCAACTCTCTACCGGTTCCTCTACCGTACGTGTGATCCAGGTCGTATTGTAAAATTTCGACTTGCCTTTGAATATTTGCACCGTTCAGCTTAATTACGAATCGATCGGTTCCTAGAATAATACATATGACATGCATGAAattagtgtgtgtatatatatatatatatataactatctGAGAGATAGATGTGATGTCCCCAGGAAAGTTCTGTCGTTGGTCAAAAGCAGGCAAAAGAACACGGGATCGAGGACAAGACCTACATATGCATATGCGTGCGTTTATACATGATATCACCTACTGATATAATACTACTGGATCAATCGAGCAATCACTACTGGATATGTGATatattgatcgatcgatcgatgaattACGTACTGTACAAATTAACCTTTCGGCCGGTCGGTCTTCTCATATTTGCACGCATCGAATTAATTTTCGATCTCGACGTCGTACGTTAATTAATTTAGCGTGTCTGCTATCTGTATGACTAGATAGCTCGATCTATTGTTGTCGTTGTTGTTTCAACTATACTTTAGATTTCAGTACTTTATTGCTGCCcccaatatatattaaaaaaagaattcagGTAGTACAGTATTAGTTCGATTACACTCTTAAGCAGGTCACCACCATTCAACAGTACATGAATGATATATCAtagatacaaaaaaaaaaacgctgGTATCAAAATAATTGCACTGCATTCAACTGTCCTTTCTATTTTAAACTAAGACAAATGAAGATGACTTTTTGAGGTATGGTTGAATCATTGTATGGATAAGCAGTTGAGCAATTTTAGACCATTTCctaacggtatatttatatgtgccCACTAGCTTTGgggttttatatatttatatacccTTGATTAGTGTTCTGTTTGGGAAACCAAAGTGGACTACGTCCAAATTGCATTATTTTCAAGGGAAAATGTAATTGCAGGAACTACCTACCACGCCACTTTGTCGTTGAATTGCTTGTTTAACTAATTAAGCTGGTTGCTTGATGTTTATATGATTGAACATATTGACAATAGCATGCAAAATTTGttcatgcaaaaatttttcattattgaaaatttcaagtatttctttgagatttttaaattgtctgcacaatattaataaaataattaatgttttatgtatcatttaaaaaatcaagaacAAGTACTTAAAAATTTCCCAAAGTGATATTTTTTGGCGtgttataagattttaatattaaaaatatatgaatcaaaatttagagttgattacCTAAATAAAAGCacagactatatatatatatttgtatcatttatatatgatttaacTGTGTATATGTTTTCTGCTAGGtgaaattagaaatatttatgaaaagaTTCTATACACATTAGACGTGACGTGAAGGGAGTCAAGCGTGTGGTTCCTCACGCACAGGGATGGCAATTCTCCTGTGGGTCCGGGATGCCAACGTTAATTACAAGTGTTAAGTTGATTATTACCATTCGACAGATAAGATATACAAAGTACATAACGATATAGCTGTAGTCAAAACTAATGTAGCTTTTGACTTTCATCgatcataattaattatgattaGACGGCCAGCACATGTGCGAATATACAGTCCATTGACAACTTGATGGTactacctctctctctctgtttctaaatgtcgttaatttttttatatccgtttgactattcatcttatttaaagaaaatattaaatatgtaaaactatatatatgcataaaaatatatttaacaatacacgaatttatataattaatattaagtaaattttttaaataagataaatgattaaatatgtataaaaaagtatagcgacggagggagtacgtcGTTATTTGctcagctcgatcgatcgatcgatctgtaaTTGACCATAAATGCAAGCTAACTACTCTGAATGGCCACTGGAACTGAAAGCAACTGTAGTTCGTCACTGAATCGATTGCATGGTTGCTACTAATTGATTGATTAACGTGCAGATTGCGTGTTCCACACCTACTGCCGCACTGATGCCATCAGCACATGCGACACATGCATGCGTCCACCCAAATAAACACATGCAggaataatattaaatttgcttAATTCCATCCACCAGTTAATAACGACACGCCATGTCATATATTTGGACCAACTC contains the following coding sequences:
- the LOC102722506 gene encoding GDSL esterase/lipase At5g55050-like; this translates as MVAAMAKKKSVAAALSVMVSLVQVLGAVAVAGGVEPSKVRRQVPAVYVFGDSTLDVGNNNYLPGKDVPKANKPYYGIDFPASKPTGRFSNGYNVADYVAKSLGFDKSPMAYLALKARNYVVPAALVLGVSYASAGAGILDSTNAGGNIPLSKQVVYFNSTRAAMVGKAGSGAVRGLLAKSFFLFGVGSNDVFAFATALQKQNRSATPDEVKAFYTTLLSNYSAAITELYGLGARKFGIINVGPVGCVPSVRVANATGACSDAMNQLAAGFDAALRTAASGLAARLPGLAYSIADSYALTQVTLANPGAAGYANVDSACCGGGRLGAEAACQRGATLCGDRDRYVFWDSVHPSQQANKVAAKAYYDGPARFTEPISFKQLAHYSS